In Devosia chinhatensis, the following are encoded in one genomic region:
- the ntrC gene encoding nitrogen regulation protein NR(I) — translation MSHVVLLADDDAAIRMVLNQALTRAGYEVRPTGNISTMWNWVSRGEGDILITDVAMPDGNAFEVMPKIKKLRPDLPMIVMSAQNTFMTAIRASEVGAYEYLPKPFDITEVLSVVARALADAKKPSAAERKAEEAGETMPLVGRSTAMQDIYRALARLMQTDLTVMITGESGTGKELVARALHDFGKRRNGPFVAINMAAIPRDLIEAELFGHEKGAFTGANTRSSGRFEQAEGGTLFLDEIGDMPMDAQTRLLRVLQEGEYTMVGGRSAIKTNVRIVAATHRDLSQMIRQGLFREDLYYRLNVVPIRLPPLRERVDDIPDLTQHFLRLAQREGEAPKTISSDAIRLMQNYSWPGNIRELENLVRRLSALYADEQISPEIVQNELNISDRPSVSGGSGPVDISMAVETHVGQILREYEPNLPPAGLYQRVIDKVEAPLIAMALNACGGNQIKAADLLGLNRNTLRKKIRTHSIEIVKHSRRGG, via the coding sequence ATGAGCCATGTCGTTCTGCTCGCCGATGACGATGCCGCCATCCGCATGGTGCTCAACCAGGCCCTGACGCGGGCCGGATATGAGGTGCGCCCGACCGGCAACATATCGACCATGTGGAATTGGGTCAGCCGCGGGGAGGGGGATATTCTCATCACCGACGTCGCCATGCCTGACGGCAATGCCTTCGAGGTTATGCCCAAGATCAAGAAGCTGCGGCCTGACCTGCCCATGATCGTGATGAGTGCGCAGAACACATTCATGACGGCCATTCGCGCCTCGGAAGTAGGGGCATACGAGTATCTGCCGAAGCCATTCGACATCACCGAAGTGCTTTCGGTCGTGGCGCGCGCGCTGGCCGACGCCAAGAAGCCCAGCGCAGCCGAACGAAAGGCAGAGGAGGCCGGCGAGACGATGCCGCTGGTCGGCCGGTCGACCGCCATGCAGGACATCTATCGCGCCTTGGCCCGGCTGATGCAGACGGACCTCACCGTCATGATCACCGGCGAGAGCGGCACGGGCAAGGAGCTGGTCGCGCGGGCTCTGCATGACTTCGGCAAGCGCCGCAACGGCCCATTTGTTGCCATCAACATGGCCGCCATTCCACGCGACCTCATCGAAGCAGAATTGTTCGGGCACGAAAAGGGTGCCTTCACCGGCGCCAATACGCGCTCATCGGGTCGGTTCGAGCAGGCGGAAGGCGGCACGCTGTTTCTGGACGAGATCGGCGACATGCCGATGGATGCACAGACACGATTGCTGCGCGTTTTGCAGGAAGGCGAGTACACCATGGTCGGGGGGCGCAGTGCCATCAAGACCAATGTGCGCATCGTCGCCGCCACCCATCGCGACCTCAGCCAGATGATCCGGCAGGGTCTGTTCCGCGAGGACCTGTACTACCGCCTTAACGTTGTGCCGATCCGACTGCCGCCGCTGCGGGAACGGGTCGACGATATTCCCGATCTGACGCAGCACTTCCTCAGGCTGGCGCAACGCGAGGGTGAAGCACCGAAGACCATTTCGTCCGATGCCATCCGCCTGATGCAGAACTATTCCTGGCCCGGCAACATCCGCGAACTGGAGAATCTCGTCCGGCGCTTGTCGGCGCTTTATGCGGACGAGCAGATTTCACCCGAAATCGTCCAGAACGAGCTCAATATCAGCGATCGTCCGAGCGTGTCGGGTGGCTCGGGCCCGGTGGACATTTCCATGGCCGTGGAGACACATGTCGGCCAGATCCTGCGCGAATACGAGCCGAACCTGCCACCGGCCGGCCTTTATCAGCGGGTTATCGACAAGGTGGAAGCGCCATTGATCGCCATGGCGCTCAATGCCTGCGGCGGCAACCAGATCAAGGCCGCGGACCTGCTCGGGCTCAATCGCAACACCCTGCGCAAGAAGATCCGGACGCACAGCATCGAGATCGTCAAGCATAGCCGGCGCGGTGGGTGA
- the dusB gene encoding tRNA dihydrouridine synthase DusB, with translation MANSACALSIGGHAFRNRALLAPMAGITDRPFREIAERYGAGMVVSEMVASAALSTGHGDMVRKLSRSGQLPHIVQLAGCEPGWMAEGARIAEASGANIIDINFGCPAKRVTSGYAGSALMRVPDQALAIVEAVVKATSRPVTVKMRLGWDDDSLNAPQIARLAVDAGAQMITVHGRTRQQFYKGVARWQLVRAVVDAVAVPVVVNGDIVDADSAKEALEQSGAAAVMLGRGAQGQPWRVGQIGAALEGRPIEPAPQGKALVALIQQHYSDMLSDYGVDVGLRAARKHLGWYAEAAGLAFDKPTRSSLLDNDDPKQVLSLIDTLFSGQWRAAA, from the coding sequence GTGGCAAATAGTGCCTGCGCATTAAGCATTGGGGGGCATGCGTTCCGCAACCGCGCCCTCCTTGCGCCTATGGCTGGCATCACGGACAGGCCGTTTCGCGAGATTGCGGAGCGTTATGGCGCCGGCATGGTGGTGTCCGAGATGGTGGCCAGCGCGGCCCTCAGCACCGGTCATGGGGATATGGTGCGCAAGCTCAGCCGTTCCGGCCAATTGCCGCACATAGTGCAACTGGCCGGCTGCGAGCCCGGCTGGATGGCCGAGGGCGCCCGGATCGCCGAAGCGTCGGGAGCCAACATCATCGACATCAATTTCGGCTGCCCCGCCAAGCGCGTGACCAGCGGATATGCGGGGTCGGCGCTGATGCGCGTGCCCGACCAGGCGCTGGCTATCGTCGAGGCCGTCGTGAAGGCCACGAGCCGTCCGGTGACCGTCAAGATGCGCCTGGGCTGGGACGACGATAGCCTCAACGCGCCACAAATCGCGCGCCTGGCAGTCGACGCCGGAGCGCAGATGATCACGGTCCATGGACGGACGCGGCAGCAATTCTACAAAGGCGTGGCGCGCTGGCAATTGGTGCGTGCCGTGGTTGACGCCGTTGCTGTTCCTGTTGTCGTCAATGGCGACATCGTCGATGCAGACTCGGCAAAAGAGGCTCTGGAGCAGTCCGGCGCGGCGGCGGTCATGCTGGGTCGGGGGGCCCAGGGCCAACCCTGGCGCGTCGGGCAGATCGGCGCCGCACTGGAAGGACGACCGATTGAGCCCGCGCCGCAGGGCAAGGCGCTCGTCGCCCTCATTCAGCAGCACTATAGCGACATGCTGAGCGATTATGGCGTCGACGTCGGGCTGCGGGCAGCGCGCAAGCACCTGGGCTGGTACGCCGAAGCCGCAGGCCTTGCCTTCGATAAGCCGACACGCTCCAGCCTGCTGGACAATGATGATCCCAAGCAGGTTCTGTCGCTGATCGACACTTTATTTTCCGGCCAATGGAGGGCTGCGGCATGA
- a CDS encoding CinA family protein encodes MAVKAKPDTGNQIIDILTANKQTLVTAESCTGGMIAAALTDIPGASAALYGGYVTYANAAKSRMIQVQPRLIRDYGAVSNQVARAMADGARNTARVDYAVAVTGIAGPDGGSEKKPVGLVYVAVSSELATVVIEHRFGDIGRDAVRKATVQAALDLVLQVLTSDPA; translated from the coding sequence ATGGCAGTTAAGGCAAAACCCGATACGGGCAACCAGATCATCGACATTCTGACCGCAAACAAACAGACCCTGGTCACGGCCGAAAGCTGTACCGGCGGCATGATCGCGGCAGCGCTCACCGATATTCCCGGTGCTTCCGCAGCGCTTTATGGCGGCTATGTCACTTATGCCAATGCTGCAAAGTCGCGCATGATCCAGGTGCAGCCACGCCTGATCCGCGACTATGGCGCGGTGAGCAATCAAGTGGCGCGCGCCATGGCCGATGGTGCGAGAAACACTGCCCGGGTGGATTACGCTGTTGCCGTCACCGGCATTGCTGGGCCCGATGGCGGTAGCGAGAAGAAGCCGGTGGGTCTCGTCTATGTTGCCGTGTCTTCCGAATTGGCGACTGTCGTTATCGAGCACCGCTTCGGCGATATCGGCCGAGATGCTGTGCGCAAGGCGACGGTTCAGGCGGCGCTCGACCTGGTGCTTCAGGTCCTAACCAGCGATCCGGCATAG
- the flgC gene encoding flagellar basal body rod protein FlgC, translating into MDFNSSLRIAATGLQAQTARMRVIAENIANADSAGKAPGDEPYRRRIPTFQTVFDNEVGGRVVEVGRMAYDMSDFTSRYEPGHPAADATGYVQYPNVNTLIETVDMREAQRSYEANLNVVTVTRQMLGRTLDILRG; encoded by the coding sequence ATGGATTTCAATTCCTCCCTTCGGATTGCGGCAACAGGCCTTCAGGCCCAGACGGCGCGTATGCGCGTCATCGCCGAAAACATCGCCAATGCCGATTCTGCAGGCAAGGCTCCTGGCGACGAGCCATATCGCCGTCGCATTCCTACCTTTCAGACTGTGTTCGACAACGAGGTCGGCGGCCGCGTGGTCGAGGTGGGGCGAATGGCCTACGACATGAGCGACTTCACATCGCGATACGAGCCTGGCCACCCCGCAGCCGATGCAACCGGCTATGTGCAGTATCCGAACGTAAACACATTGATCGAAACCGTGGACATGCGCGAAGCCCAGCGCAGCTACGAGGCCAATCTCAACGTCGTCACCGTGACCCGCCAGATGCTCGGGCGCACGCTCGATATCTTGCGCGGCTGA
- the fliP gene encoding flagellar type III secretion system pore protein FliP (The bacterial flagellar biogenesis protein FliP forms a type III secretion system (T3SS)-type pore required for flagellar assembly.), with the protein MAGLLVFAFSVGVSAQDLSIDFGDETTLTERAIQLIGLITLLSLAPSILVMVTSFTRIVVVLSLLRTAIGLQTAPPNSVMISLALFLTLFIMQPVLQQSYDQGIAPLMAGQIEIGEAFEAGAAPIHEFMRANVRDKDLELFFDLTNAEPPEVPEAIPLQLLVPAFMISELRRAFEIGFLLFLPFVVIDMVVASVLMSMGMMMLPPVVISLPFKLIFFVLVDGWYLVAGSLVRSFTG; encoded by the coding sequence TTGGCCGGTCTCTTGGTCTTTGCCTTCTCGGTTGGCGTGAGCGCCCAGGACCTCAGCATCGACTTCGGCGACGAAACGACCCTGACGGAAAGGGCGATCCAGCTCATCGGGCTGATCACCCTTCTGTCTCTGGCGCCCTCCATCCTGGTGATGGTCACCAGCTTCACCCGCATCGTGGTCGTCCTGTCGCTGCTGCGCACGGCGATCGGCCTGCAGACGGCGCCGCCGAATTCGGTGATGATCTCGCTCGCGCTGTTTCTCACTCTGTTCATCATGCAGCCCGTGCTCCAGCAGAGCTACGACCAAGGCATTGCTCCGCTCATGGCCGGCCAGATCGAGATCGGAGAGGCCTTCGAAGCGGGCGCGGCACCGATCCATGAATTCATGCGCGCCAATGTGCGTGACAAGGATCTCGAGCTCTTTTTCGACCTGACAAATGCCGAGCCGCCCGAGGTGCCCGAGGCCATCCCGCTGCAATTGCTCGTGCCAGCCTTCATGATCTCGGAATTGCGGCGCGCTTTCGAAATCGGCTTCCTGCTTTTCCTGCCCTTCGTCGTCATCGACATGGTCGTGGCATCGGTGTTGATGAGCATGGGCATGATGATGCTGCCCCCCGTGGTCATCTCCCTGCCGTTCAAGCTCATTTTCTTTGTGCTGGTAGACGGCTGGTACCTGGTCGCAGGCTCGCTGGTCCGCAGCTTTACCGGGTAG
- a CDS encoding bifunctional 2-C-methyl-D-erythritol 4-phosphate cytidylyltransferase/2-C-methyl-D-erythritol 2,4-cyclodiphosphate synthase produces the protein MRSKSIAVIVVAAGKGERMGTDGNAVPKQYRALAGIPVLVRTIKAFLAHPQVTQVLPVINSDHADRYEALGLSDRRLLPPVHGGASRQASVLEGLKALAPSRPDLVLIQDAARPFVSADLIGDVIEILQSYDGALPGLPLTDTVKRSLDGKEVVATEDRRQLSAAQTPQGFRFGQILSAHMRAGSVRRDFTDDAEIAEWAGLRVAMVTGDPNNIKLTHPEDFVRGEQILMGGRSMETRIGTGYDVHSFEPGDAVWLGGVRIPHSARLNGHSDADVALHALTDALLGAIGEGDIGVHFPPSDMQWKGAASTIFLRHAADLIARQGGRIVNCDVTIVAEAPRIATHAPAMCAVIAETLGISASRVAVKATTNEKLGFIGREEGIVAMASASVEVPRID, from the coding sequence ATGCGTTCAAAATCCATAGCCGTCATTGTCGTCGCAGCGGGAAAAGGCGAGCGCATGGGCACGGACGGTAACGCCGTCCCCAAGCAATACCGGGCGCTTGCGGGAATTCCCGTGCTGGTCCGGACGATCAAGGCCTTTCTTGCTCATCCACAGGTGACGCAGGTCCTCCCGGTCATCAACAGCGACCACGCTGACCGCTATGAGGCTCTCGGCCTGTCCGACCGGCGGCTGTTGCCGCCCGTGCATGGGGGTGCCAGCCGTCAGGCCTCGGTGCTTGAGGGGCTAAAGGCCCTCGCCCCGTCACGGCCGGACCTGGTGCTTATCCAGGATGCTGCGCGCCCCTTTGTCAGTGCCGATCTCATCGGTGATGTCATAGAAATCCTTCAGTCCTATGACGGCGCCCTGCCCGGCCTGCCCCTCACGGACACGGTCAAGCGGAGCCTGGACGGCAAGGAAGTTGTGGCGACAGAGGATCGCCGGCAGTTGTCCGCTGCCCAGACCCCGCAGGGCTTCCGCTTTGGTCAGATCTTATCGGCGCATATGCGCGCAGGCTCGGTGCGTCGCGACTTTACCGACGATGCCGAGATTGCCGAATGGGCCGGACTCCGCGTCGCCATGGTTACAGGCGATCCCAACAATATCAAACTCACGCACCCGGAAGACTTCGTCCGCGGTGAACAAATCCTCATGGGAGGCCGGAGCATGGAAACCCGCATCGGAACGGGTTACGACGTTCATTCCTTCGAACCCGGCGACGCCGTCTGGCTCGGGGGCGTCCGCATCCCCCATAGTGCAAGGCTCAACGGCCACTCAGACGCAGACGTCGCTCTTCACGCCCTGACCGACGCGCTTCTGGGCGCCATCGGCGAAGGGGATATCGGCGTGCACTTCCCGCCCAGCGATATGCAGTGGAAAGGCGCCGCGTCGACCATATTTTTGCGCCACGCTGCCGATCTCATCGCCAGGCAAGGCGGCCGGATTGTCAATTGCGACGTGACAATCGTTGCAGAAGCGCCGAGGATTGCGACACACGCCCCGGCCATGTGCGCGGTGATCGCCGAGACCCTGGGAATTTCGGCGAGCCGCGTGGCGGTCAAGGCAACAACGAACGAAAAGCTCGGTTTCATCGGGCGGGAGGAAGGGATCGTGGCAATGGCAAGTGCAAGCGTGGAAGTGCCGAGGATCGACTGA
- a CDS encoding two-component system sensor histidine kinase NtrB, producing MTAPSLDVDSVPARAVLQALPQPILVLDEKRGILFVNYAAEAFFGASLSVLTRQNLDDLIAFGSPIISLVETVSMRRAPMTEYRVRVGSSRFGDERIADVFASPISDNDGRVAVLIQERTMADKIDRQMVSRGAARSVTGLASMLAHEIKNPLSGIRGAAQLLEQSVPSEEVPLARLIREETDRIVGLIDRVEVFGDERPLEREPINIHVVLDRVKLLARNGVARGITFSEEYDPSLPPVFGNRDQLIQIFLNLIKNASEALERTQKPEIRISTAFRPGIRISVAGVAERISLPLEILIEDNGPGVPQDILPFLFDPFVTTKTNGSGLGLALVAKIVGDHGGVIDCDSRPGRTRFRILLPVASGPFEIKAEAEEGSNP from the coding sequence ATGACCGCCCCCAGTCTCGACGTCGATTCCGTGCCGGCACGCGCGGTCCTGCAGGCGCTGCCGCAACCGATCCTGGTACTCGACGAGAAGCGGGGCATCCTTTTCGTGAACTACGCAGCCGAAGCTTTCTTTGGTGCTTCGCTCAGCGTTCTCACACGGCAAAACCTGGATGACCTCATCGCCTTCGGTTCGCCGATCATCTCCCTAGTCGAAACGGTGAGCATGCGCCGGGCGCCGATGACGGAATACCGGGTTCGGGTCGGGTCTTCGCGCTTCGGTGACGAGCGGATCGCCGACGTCTTTGCCAGCCCTATTTCTGACAATGACGGACGGGTGGCGGTGCTGATCCAGGAGCGGACCATGGCGGACAAGATCGACCGCCAGATGGTATCGCGCGGAGCGGCGCGATCGGTCACTGGGCTTGCCTCGATGCTGGCCCACGAAATCAAAAACCCTTTGTCAGGCATCCGTGGGGCGGCACAGCTTCTCGAGCAGTCGGTTCCATCCGAAGAAGTGCCGCTGGCCCGGCTGATCCGGGAGGAAACCGACCGGATCGTCGGGCTGATCGACCGGGTGGAAGTGTTCGGAGATGAGCGTCCGCTGGAGCGCGAGCCGATCAATATCCACGTGGTGCTCGATCGGGTGAAGCTGCTGGCCCGCAATGGCGTTGCGCGCGGCATCACGTTCTCGGAAGAATATGATCCCTCGCTGCCGCCGGTTTTCGGCAATCGGGATCAGCTCATCCAGATTTTTCTCAATCTCATCAAGAATGCGTCTGAAGCGCTCGAACGGACACAGAAGCCCGAAATCCGGATTTCGACCGCGTTTCGACCGGGTATTCGCATCAGCGTGGCTGGCGTCGCCGAACGCATCTCGCTACCGCTCGAAATCCTCATCGAGGACAATGGACCGGGCGTGCCGCAGGATATCCTGCCGTTCCTGTTCGATCCGTTCGTGACCACCAAGACCAATGGCTCGGGCCTCGGACTGGCGCTGGTTGCCAAGATCGTCGGTGACCATGGTGGGGTGATCGACTGCGATAGTCGTCCAGGCCGAACCCGCTTCCGCATCCTGCTGCCGGTTGCCAGTGGACCCTTTGAAATTAAAGCCGAAGCCGAAGAGGGTTCGAACCCATGA
- a CDS encoding flagellar basal body rod protein FlgB, whose product MGLMDMPVFSALTDKMRWHQTRQGLLAENVANAETPGYRGRDLKQFDSGTMSAFSSASLSTSATQPMHFSVSSGVGGFDAQRMANFEITPEGNGITLEEEMMKVTTNMMDYQAATSLYQKSVRILRVALGKNA is encoded by the coding sequence ATGGGCCTCATGGACATGCCGGTTTTTTCGGCGCTGACCGATAAAATGCGCTGGCATCAGACCCGGCAAGGCTTGCTTGCTGAAAATGTCGCCAATGCCGAGACCCCCGGTTATCGCGGCCGCGACCTCAAGCAGTTCGATTCCGGGACAATGAGCGCCTTCAGTTCGGCATCGCTGTCCACCTCGGCGACCCAGCCGATGCATTTTTCGGTCTCGTCAGGCGTCGGTGGCTTCGATGCCCAGCGCATGGCCAATTTCGAGATTACGCCGGAAGGCAACGGCATCACGCTCGAAGAAGAGATGATGAAGGTCACCACCAACATGATGGACTACCAGGCCGCCACCAGTCTTTACCAGAAGTCAGTTCGTATCCTGCGCGTCGCGCTCGGCAAGAACGCCTGA
- a CDS encoding flagellar biosynthetic protein FliO: MQFISSLFGGSGNTVLTMLFALGAVIVLIVLAVWLLKVLSKVSGNSVRGRNRRLAVIDTLVIDQKRQLMIVRRDNVEHLILTGGAHDVVVETGIPVEETVAPAGRRPVQQPMARRSGPTTPPPVVDTVRPNAPAPRREPETLLDQLQQSGHAGDRKTRVSLRQTGLLRPLGPETGQNPDIRSVVATDSAKQGERSGTSEGAALEHDGSNEANRG; this comes from the coding sequence TTGCAATTCATTTCCAGCCTCTTCGGCGGCAGCGGCAACACTGTCCTGACAATGCTCTTCGCCCTCGGCGCGGTGATCGTCCTGATTGTTCTCGCCGTCTGGCTGCTCAAGGTCCTGTCCAAGGTGTCGGGAAACAGCGTGCGGGGGCGAAATCGCCGCCTGGCCGTCATCGACACTCTGGTGATCGACCAGAAGCGGCAATTGATGATTGTACGGCGTGACAATGTCGAACATCTCATTCTCACGGGCGGCGCACACGATGTCGTTGTCGAGACGGGTATTCCCGTCGAGGAAACTGTCGCCCCTGCTGGCCGTCGTCCCGTTCAACAGCCCATGGCGCGCCGCAGCGGCCCCACGACGCCTCCACCCGTTGTCGATACCGTCCGCCCCAATGCCCCTGCGCCAAGGCGCGAGCCGGAAACGCTGCTGGATCAGCTTCAGCAATCTGGCCATGCCGGCGATCGCAAGACGCGGGTGTCGCTGCGCCAGACCGGCCTGCTGCGGCCACTGGGCCCTGAAACAGGGCAAAACCCAGACATAAGAAGCGTAGTCGCGACCGACTCAGCTAAACAGGGCGAGAGAAGCGGGACCAGCGAAGGCGCGGCGCTTGAGCACGACGGCAGCAACGAAGCCAATAGAGGCTGA